In uncultured Draconibacterium sp., one genomic interval encodes:
- a CDS encoding phosphoribosylaminoimidazolesuccinocarboxamide synthase: MGNALTKTSFNFPGQKSHYKGKVRDVYNINDDFLVMVVSDRISAFDVVLPKGIPFKGQVLNQIAEKFLDATADIVPNWKIATPDPNVTVGHFCETFPVEMIVRGYLTGSSWRLYKNGGRDICGVPLPEGLKEHQAFPEPLLTPTTKAEQGAHDENISREEIIKQGLVSEEDYKELERISLALFKRGSEIAKEMGLILVDTKYEFGKKDGQIYLIDEIHTPDSSRYFYADGYQERFDKGENQKQLSKEFVREWLMENNFQGRDGDVLPEIPESFVNEVSERYIELYENITGDKFVKSDTSKIEDRIESAVNDFLKQA, encoded by the coding sequence ATGGGTAACGCACTTACAAAAACAAGTTTCAATTTCCCGGGACAAAAAAGCCACTACAAAGGTAAAGTTCGCGACGTTTACAACATCAACGACGATTTTTTGGTAATGGTTGTTTCCGATCGTATTTCAGCTTTCGATGTGGTATTGCCAAAAGGAATTCCTTTTAAAGGACAGGTATTAAACCAGATTGCAGAAAAGTTTCTGGATGCTACGGCTGACATTGTTCCGAACTGGAAAATAGCAACACCCGATCCGAACGTAACAGTAGGGCATTTTTGCGAAACTTTCCCGGTAGAAATGATCGTGCGTGGTTATTTAACCGGAAGTTCATGGAGATTGTACAAAAATGGAGGTCGCGATATTTGTGGCGTTCCGCTTCCTGAAGGTTTGAAAGAGCACCAGGCTTTTCCAGAGCCATTGTTAACGCCAACAACCAAAGCAGAGCAGGGCGCTCACGACGAAAACATTTCGCGCGAAGAAATCATCAAACAAGGATTGGTTTCGGAAGAAGATTATAAAGAACTGGAACGTATTTCGCTGGCACTTTTTAAACGCGGTAGCGAAATTGCCAAAGAAATGGGTTTGATTTTGGTGGACACCAAATACGAGTTTGGTAAAAAAGATGGTCAGATTTACCTCATCGACGAAATTCACACACCCGATTCATCGCGTTATTTCTACGCTGATGGTTACCAGGAGCGTTTTGATAAAGGCGAAAACCAAAAGCAGCTTTCGAAAGAATTTGTTCGCGAGTGGTTGATGGAGAACAACTTCCAGGGCCGCGACGGCGATGTACTTCCTGAAATTCCTGAGTCGTTTGTTAACGAGGTATCAGAAAGATACATTGAATTGTATGAAAACATCACCGGCGATAAATTTGTAAAATCGGACACTTCGAAAATTGAAGACCGCATTGAATCGGCCGTTAATGATTTTTTGAAGCAAGCTTAA
- a CDS encoding TlpA disulfide reductase family protein codes for MKKLTIFIFLAFLAINTFAQDEFTLVKEGDTAPDFSITMEDGSVKKLSDLRGKVVWINFFANWCPPCRKELPHLEKEVYLKLKQNKNFEVLVIGREHDWETVNTFKADNNYSLPFYPDAEREIFSKYAKQNIPRNFIIDKDGKIAVASIGFKEDEFNKIIEKVSELLK; via the coding sequence ATGAAAAAACTTACGATATTTATTTTTCTGGCGTTCTTAGCGATAAATACGTTTGCTCAAGACGAATTCACCCTGGTAAAAGAAGGCGACACTGCCCCCGACTTTTCCATAACGATGGAAGATGGTTCGGTAAAAAAACTCTCAGATTTGAGAGGGAAAGTAGTGTGGATTAACTTTTTTGCCAACTGGTGCCCGCCATGTCGCAAAGAGCTGCCTCATCTTGAAAAAGAGGTATACCTGAAACTCAAGCAAAACAAAAACTTCGAGGTACTGGTAATCGGGCGCGAACACGATTGGGAAACGGTAAATACATTCAAAGCCGACAACAATTACTCACTCCCCTTCTACCCTGATGCCGAACGTGAGATCTTTTCGAAATACGCTAAACAAAACATTCCGCGTAATTTTATAATCGATAAGGATGGTAAAATTGCGGTCGCTTCAATTGGTTTCAAAGAGGACGAATTCAACAAGATCATTGAGAAAGTGAGTGAATTATTAAAATAG